The following proteins are encoded in a genomic region of Periophthalmus magnuspinnatus isolate fPerMag1 chromosome 21, fPerMag1.2.pri, whole genome shotgun sequence:
- the sona gene encoding serine/arginine repetitive matrix protein 2, whose amino-acid sequence MESAEVLSGEEESPEKGDSKVDELPHKKNKKHRKHKSKKKKRRRKDEKESSSESADSEKEAPPQRPVRTTRASARLAAAAGTLEQAVSKGGSKKPVTSDRAEGDSKTKKHKKHAGKKKKKKRKKDEKQEKKSPSCSPSESSSASGSDSEDDGVKDPEDTKVCLDLPETVSKPNSQEEAEKEVPMLTKSELPEMIKEEISDKTLSPSVPKDSSTNGTQAEVGLMSIVEDEDIKPIAEVEKEESCPEEGSFSHSHALPDIIPKQEGSAFRDNQCLKPQDNLQQILPECKSIRSPTPPTGLDVKQSELCEEQSASNCESLQQSIVDEKKIDDQPKSPSPPLKEMSEKSSRSRSTSPKSPPKSRPSPSPKPLKRDLSHSRSSSRSITPKKKVSKSPRSKRISVSPKRRRSSPSPKKEKVRSPKRSNRRSSSRSPRRSQRSKSRSRGRGKRSRSRTPKRTGAGRRSRSVTRLRRSLSRSRRGARRSRTRSLDRRVGGKRSRSTSRHRRSPPPRSRRSRSRSTHRARRSRSRSITKRSHRSRSRSIRRSPRRRSKSRSPARKRSRTPGRRNRSPVRKHRTKSRSPPAKRKSKTPKKKRNISRSRSKSSEAQSNGSSPARSSSPSPVKGKTQTAPKEEELNGEKNEAVLKLMSGAAASSSQTDNTSERLQEKPLDSNQNKEETRQLTAQEDGTSASISAAPTSGPDGSNSEQEKSPAKSESKPSPQAQKKELSTSRSPVHRQQLSRSTSSPRSTPKPRKKASRSKSPGRKKSKSPTERKKRKSKSRSPGRRRRSSRSPSPARRKRSSSKSRTRTRKSKSRSPARRRRSRSRSITARGKRRSKSADRRRRSKSRSVDRRKRSRSRSADRRKRSKSRSVDRKKRSKSRSVDRKKRSQSRSADRRKRSRSRSPGRRKRSRSRSTGRSKRSRSRSAGRRRRSRSRSTERRRRSRSRGRGRRPAFRSSSLDRRDRWKREPSHSPVLILRNQRRSGSRARRSNSKTPPRITELDKDQLLEIAKANAAAMCAKAGVPIPESLRPKAILQLPLPTPSPAPLSLPLPLPLPMGMGMPNMGPMGLPSLPGMPSMSNMTMSAAMASMTAATMTAALSNMGALAAMPPLAPLPTITNKPPPSLAPPAPSLNLDHIEEAKRKVAHQANVHTIKELTEKCKMIASSKEEMAIAKPHFSDDES is encoded by the exons ATGGAAAGTGCAGAGGTTCTGTCAG GAGAAGAAGAGTCCCCTGAAAAGGGTGACTCCAAAGTGGATGAACTGCcacacaagaaaaacaaaaagcacagaaaacacaaaagtaagaagaagaagagaaggaggaaagatgAGAAGGAAAGCAGCTCAGAATCAGCAGATTCAGAAAAAGAGGCACCTCCACAGAGACCAGTCCGGACAACACGGGCCAG TGCACGGCTGGCAGCTGCTGCAGGAACATTAGAACAGGCAGTGTCGAAGGGGGGCAGCAAAAAGCCTGTCACTTCAG ATCGAGCTGAAGGAGACTCCAAAaccaaaaagcacaaaaaacatgcaggcaaaaagaaaaagaaaaaaagaaagaaggatGAAAAGCAGGAGAAAAAGTCACCCTCTTGTTCTCCATCTGAGAGCAGTTCAGCATCAGGCTCAGACTCTGAGGATGACGGGGTGAAGGATCCTGAAGATACTAAAGTCTGCCTTGACCTTCCAGAAACAGTGTCCAAGCCGAACAGCCAGGAGGAAGCTGAAAAAGAGGTCCCCATGCTAACCAAGTCTGAGCTACCGGAGATGATAAAAGAGGAGATCTCGGATAAGACCCTTTCTCCTTCTGTGCCAAAGGACAGCAGCACCAATGGAACACAAGCAGAAGTTGGGCTTATGTCCATCGTAGAGGATGAGGACATAAAACCCATCGCTGAGGTGGAAAAGGAGGAGAGCTGTCCTGAAGAAGGATCATTTAGTCATTCCCATGCTCTTCCAGATATCATCCCCAAACAGGAAGGTTCTGCATTCAGGGATAACCAGTGTCTGAAACCGCAGGATAATCTACAGCAAATTCTCCCCGAATGCAAATCCATCAGGTCTCCAACCCCACCCACTGGCTTAGATGTCAAGCAATCCGAGCTTTGCGAGGAACAATCTGCATCCAATTGTGAAAGTTTACAACAGTCTATTGTAGATGAAAAAAAGATTGATGATCAACCAAAAAGCCCCTCTCCACCTTTAAAGGAAATGTCTGAAAAGAGTTCTCGATCTCGCTCAACATCACCTAAAAGTCCCCCTAAAAGCAGGCCATCTCCTTCTCCTAAACCACTGAAAAGGGACCTTTCACACTCCCGCTCAAGTTCCCGTTCCATCACACCCAAGAAGAAAGTGTCCAAGTCTCCCAGGTCCAAACGGATTTCTGTGTCACCCAAACGCCGCAGAAGTTCCCCTTCGCCAAAAAAGGAGAAGGTGAGATCTCCCAAGCGCAGTAACCGAAGGTCTTCCTCACGCTCTCCCAGGAGAAGTCAAAGATCTAAGTCTAGGTCTCGTGGCAGAGGAAAGAGATCTCGGAGTCGTACACCTAAACGCACCGGAGCAGGTCGACGCTCGCGCTCAGTCACAAGGCTCCGAAGATCTCTCTCCAGATCGCGACGTGGTGCTCGTAGATCCAGGACACGTTCCCTGGACAGACGGGTCGGTGGTAAGCGCTCAAGATCCACCTCCAGACATCGCAGGTCCCCACCCCCAAGGTCCAGAAGATCTCGCTCTCGCTCCACACACAGGGCCAGGAGGTCCAGATCACGCTCCATTACAAAACGCAGCCATCGCTCAAGATCCAGAAGTATCCGCAGATCTCCACGCAGGAGGTCCAAATCTCGCTCACCAGCCAGGAAGCGCTCACGCACCCCCGGAAGAAGAAACAGGAGCCCAGTCCGAAAGCACCGAACAAAGTCACGCTCACCTCCAGCCAAGAGGAAGTCTAAAACACCCAAAAAGAAAAGGAACATCTCAAGATCCAGGTCCAAATCAAGTGAGGCTCAGTCTAATGGCAGCTCTCCAGCCCGCTCCAGTTCACCCTCTCCTGTCAAAGGGAAAACGCAGACTGCTCCTAAAGAAGAGGAGCTCAACGGTGAAAAAAATGAGG CTGTCTTGAAATTAATGTCTGGTGCCGCTGCTTCCAGTTCTCAAACTGATAACACTTCAGAAAGGCTTCAAGAGAAACCTCTGGACAGCAACCAGAACAAAGAGGAGACAAGGCAGCTGACTGCACAGGAAGATGGCACATCCGCATCCATATCTGCAGCCCCCACCTCTGGTCCTGATGGCTCTAACAGTGAACAGGAGAAGTCTCCTGCTAAAAGTGAGTCCAAACCATCTCCACAGGCACAAAAGAAAGAGCTCTCCACATCGCGCTCCCCAGTGCACCGCCAGCAGCTGTCCCGATCTACCTCATCACCACGGTCTACACCCAAGCCCCGCAAGAAGGCCTCTCG GTCCAAGTCTCCAGGGAGGAAGAAGTCAAAGTCTccaacagaaagaaagaagaggaagtcTAAATCTAGAAGTCCTGGTCGACGAAGGAGGTCTAGTCGCTCTCCTTCCCCCGCTCGCCGCAAACGCTCCTCCTCCAAGTCTCGAACTAGGACACGCAAATCCAAGTCCAGATCTCCAGCCAGGAGAAGACGCTCACGCAGCCGCTCCATCACGGCTAGGGGAAAGAGGCGCTCTAAGTCTGCAGACCGGAGGAGGAGATCCAAAAGTAGATCCGTAGACCGAAGAAAAAGATCCAGGAGTAGGTCGGCAGACCGTAGGAAGAGGTCCAAGAGTCGGTCTGTAGACAGGAAGAAGAGATCCAAGAGTAGGTCTGTAGACAGGAAGAAAAGGTCCCAGAGCAGATCTGCAGACCGCAGGAAGAGATCCAGGAGTAGGTCCCCAGGCAGGAGGAAGCGCTCCAGGAGCCGCTCCACAGGGCGGAGCAAACGCTCACGGAGCAGGTCtgcaggcaggaggaggaggtccaggTCACGGTCCACTGAGCGCAGACGCAGGTCCCGCTCCAGGGGGAGAGGTAGGAGGCCAGCCTTTCGCAGTAGCTCCTTAGACAGACGAGACCGTTGGAAGAGGGAGCCCAGTCACTCGCCCGTGCTTATTCTCCGTAACCAGCGGCGCTCAGGGTCCAGAGCTCGACGCAGCAACAGCAAGACTCCCCCTCGCATCACTGAGCTGG ATAAGGACCAGTTGCTGGAAATTGCCAAAGCTAATGCTGCTGCCATGTGTGCCAAGGCTGGGGTGCCTATCCCTGAAAGTCTGCGTCCCAAAGCCATCCTCCAGCTACCCCTACCTACTCCCTCCCCTGCGCCGCTGTCCCTGCCTCTGCCCCTGCCCCTCCCCATGGGCATGGGGATGCCCAATATGGGTCCAATGGGCCTGCCCAGCCTACCTGGGATGCCCAGCATGTCCAACATGACCATGAGCGCCGCTATGGCGAGCATGACGGCAGCCACCATGACAGCAGCCCTAAGTAACATGGGGGCTCTGGCTGCCATGCCTCCCCTGGCTCCTCTTCCCACCATCACTAACAAACCCCCTCCCAGTCTAGCACCACCGGCCCCCTCCCTCAACCTGGACCACATTGAAGAAGCCAAGAGGAAAGTGGCTCACCAGGCTAACGTTCACACCATCAAGGAACTGACTGAG AAGTGTAAGATGATCGCCAGCAGCAAAGAGGAGATGGCCATTGCTAAACCTCACTTCTCAGATGATGAGAGCTAA
- the ercc1 gene encoding DNA excision repair protein ERCC-1 → MKKRFHINLDDSAFTKERTPPKPQFKLSSNNEDTNSATTAQPLSYAEYVVQNKNSSTDGPSSKLPRPGDPSEAHSSASSAQKGGEILEDCIKTTDEAKDEGVQKSSLVQNLGPKPVGSGSSIIVSPRQRGNPILKYVRSVPWEFGEVVPDYVLGQTTCALFLSLRYHNLNPNYIHERLKQLGSSFVLRVLLLLVDVKDPHHALKELARICIMADCTLVLAWSPEEAGRYLETYKSYEKKPADLLKEQVEKNYLSKVTDCMTTVKSINKTDAITLLSTFSSVEGIINASKEDLVLCPGLGPQKARRLHDVLHKPFLKSKTKDG, encoded by the exons ATGAAGAAAAGATTCCACATCAACCTGGACGACAGCGCGTTCACCAAAGAAAGAACCCCG CCAAAGCCACAATTCAAGTTGTCTTCAAATAATGAAGACACCAACAGTGCAACTACAGCACAGCCCCTGTCCTATGCAGAGTATGTAGTCCAAAACAAGAACAGTTCCACAGACGGACCCTCCTCCAAGCTGCCCAGGCCTGGAGACCCTTCTGAAGCCCATAGCTCAGCATCTTCTGCACAGAAAGGTGGTGAGATACTTGAGGACTGCATCAAAACCACTGACGAGGCAAAGGATGAGGGAGTCCAgaagtccagtttagtccaaaaTCTGGGGCCAAAGCCAGTGGGGTCTGGGAGCAGCATTATTGTCAGTCCACGTCAG aGGGGAAATCCCATTCTGAAGTATGTGCGAAGCGTCCCGTGGGAGTTTGGAGAAGTGGTACCAGACTATGTCCTGGGCCAGACCACCTGCGCCCTCTTTCTCAG TCTACGATATCACAACCTGAACCCCAACTACATCCATGAGCGCCTCAAACAGCTCGGCTCCAGTTTTGTCCTGagagtgctgctgctgctggtggatGTG AAAGACCCTCACCACGCCCTGAAGGAGCTGGCCAGAATCTGCATCATGGCCGACTGCACTCTGGTCCTGGCCTGGAG TCCAGAAGAAGCAGGACGGTACTTGGAAACGTACAAGTCCTATGAGAAGAAGCCTGCTGACCTGCTAAAGGAGCAAGTGGAGAAGAACTACTTGTCTAAG GTAACAGACTGTATGACCACGGTGAAGTCCATCAATAAAACCGATGCCATCACGCTGCTGTCCACCTTCTCT TCTGTAGAAGGAATCATCAATGCCTCAAAGGAAGACTTGGTCCTCTGCCCAGGCCTCGGCCCTCAGAAG GCAAGAAGACTGCATGACGTTCTACACAAGCCATTCCTCAAATCAAAGACTAAAGATGGTTGA